Proteins from a genomic interval of Crassostrea angulata isolate pt1a10 chromosome 7, ASM2561291v2, whole genome shotgun sequence:
- the LOC128155233 gene encoding transcription termination factor 4, mitochondrial-like, translating into MSLFCGRRLVLQAIISPLLRHRFNPITLCADHPSPRNYLQYFSRLILQRSCHSETQLEESKRKWTTEFVDSALEKIRSEDKTFYSVSLKEVMKKLQCLSSANISADQIANLMKESPHFLKGKNMEPILKVLQDQGFEGSGIYEILLSFGRITDEDPTELSALLVFLRSIYRTDRKFTRVVTTHPEVLSLIPAKINARVNTLQDLFKSDDVLELTIMSPHIIFEDMETIQEKFDYVFHTMGISQRQMMYSNMFNYSLLHIQTRHVFLERAGFYKKIKKEKGEINSNPLLQDILGLSDKVFAKKFGKMTEQDYKTFAKYFAQEVETYME; encoded by the coding sequence ATGTCACTTTTTTGTGGACGGCGACTTGTGTTGCAAGCCATTATTTCTCCACTCTTAAGGCATAGATTCAATCCTATTACGCTTTGTGCAGATCATCCATCGCCaagaaattatttacaatatttttcgaGGTTGATTCTGCAACGCAGCTGTCACAGTGAAACACAACTAGAAGAATCTAAAAGGAAATGGACTACTGAGTTTGTAGATAGTGCTTTGGAGAAAATCCGATCAGAagacaaaacattttattcagtATCGTTGAAGGAAGTTATGAAAAAACTCCAATGTCTGTCAAGTGCTAACATTTCAGCAGATCAAATAGCAAATCTCATGAAAGAATCTCCGCATTTCCTGAAAGGCAAAAACATGGAACCCATTCTCAAGGTTTTGCAAGATCAGGGCTTCGAAGGTTCAGGCATTTATGAAATACTTCTGTCTTTTGGCAGGATCACTGATGAAGATCCAACAGAACTGTCCGCTTTGTTGGTGTTTTTGAGATCAATTTACAGAACTGATCGTAAATTCACGAGAGTCGTCACAACACATCCAGAAGTATTATCACTGATACCAGCCAAAATTAATGCACGGGTCAACACACTACAAGACCTTTTCAAGTCAGATGATGTGTTGGAACTGACCATAATGTCCCCACACATTATTTTTGAAGACATGGAAACAATACAAGAGAAGTTTGATTATGTGTTTCACACCATGGGTATATCACAGAGACAAATGATGTATTCCAACATGTTCAATTATTCGCTACTACATATTCAAACAAGACATGTTTTCTTGGAGAGAGCTGGGTTTTATAAGAAAATCAAGAAAGAAAAGGGGGAAATTAACAGCAATCCTCTTCTGCAAGACATTTTAGGACTCAGTGATAAAGTCTTTGCAAAGAAATTTGGGAAAATGACTGAACAAGATTATAAAACATTTGCCAAGTACTTTGCTCAAGAGGTAGAAACGTACATGGAATAA